The following coding sequences are from one Electrophorus electricus isolate fEleEle1 chromosome 22, fEleEle1.pri, whole genome shotgun sequence window:
- the setx gene encoding probable helicase senataxin isoform X3, with translation METCLWCSAESDEVVTVTLQRYCTDRMSPQEMQSANDDLIHCGECVVKYHGVRDGVPHLHKRLWELETSRLLKVYQKLLDVKLEEADVYVVDDGHERPVLEFSPEEFIVRLRFPIMEVLKYPYLLCNRDLCNVLVKVICKMQEMENPVPVTGKYQGIYLLMVHPNEMVRRWAIATARSLGRVDRDMYYELEEIFSCMFYIVELGISLDFPELDDYCSGKIQMLPSHLYDSKNKKNYWLGVCMLLMQLDSQAMDSLFMGPEKCTNILQCILNTMTDRQEEEDGASDPFWPALQCFMVILDRLGSQVWSRIEPTDAFQAVTLAPSYVDEIQNIRQKTTGTRVKLEHKDDEDMVSCSQMVYDCYSAEQGNGWSDWPSDRTGSSTAVIFEEMSCLVNILQSEIGQDMRVYGSTFLWFIPFVRSVMELPELGIVFLVIHYLCDKINMDVLSGHAHTCDKVTEFFVRVLVDVIELHLSKDCMSVLEPCTREWVMVIVLSAMLSGEACVNVTSDRKGRSHRVTSTSSHASVTGVGAMSQACMKLILALLKKGRRMGTDPDATRFLNLLNVHLREVPSRGWNLTKSECDDLQNCLGKLAKAIGSRSAASAVPSVLPTPPAGPPGSLISLNSTSPHSPQQPQCKDAETCTRAAFSVVKEEPQWECAETQDFCSGLETIGVKKEPRSPVLISEIKAELKPDFGKMEEIRSKLNDGQNLVKIQAIAMRRSDSGRGLNECHNLEDAGCVSGNTYPAPSGSAKQTEHSKNNWNEDSDEDASLVRRRCRKMSLGGLSSDSEHDACDSRNMSTQPFRSAMEDAHSNIIVISDDEVDASDEKLVGEGPCSEASKTKSVLDKSPGRDYDDQSESQVFEFETQENIPSAWDNLSLDGPAMTKKHKRHTTSEACTSCDAAEPLSSWASKTQPVTDEDIEKACQQVEEQISKQQQLWEPFASSTLAPAKPSDSPEMQDHFIQPKPRAPKTPTKKSAMADAKGKPCRNKKAVLIQPLSKKLNRGSHSASAQESEKPPPSMTPSSEPPVSVYPLTSSSVTCQMSSPAIVPPKKVRKHVESESAAERLGLKKKQRKAFELSQRSLDCVGELRSYGQNVHVEPQQKSKRIRGKGKPQPKLMGKGRKKLLAFQEVQCCMQSRRKCQRLKPTSAAPQKPAESPVTETLSKPTCTPGSTGAPERGEEEEEEDDYSFLPCSQPDPDQKTDSKKAAKRVKLAMPEEFDKWRSEQISHALLSDSRSLESSKGTDGSASSTTECTERVNEGGLDNEDEWRSLTQNEATDMELCSQVDEMEQYGFWTQRDPVHMDIDTAEPDTTLGGAGAAPNCLSTSVSERATPAVPAQSSINDGLFLKPGLPPVTHKAKPSTAKIYASISRSASLAKEMEKASKHVPTACVAKAKAAHSSPLVLPLPNPARVPPAPQPPPKPFIPPQPPMGSLNQAAKAVPSKLAQPPANQANKAVPHRSILHPSNPFPKSTDPLPNISQASQLRSYNTRPRPAAPVSVPAATMDLPQTLDQSYLTQAVLKWEHRMFDNYKTFGPPDDLHPLPLKKVPTMFSSYPDYFSVLFPLLLLNAFEELATEWHSGSKIELDLKVQGIEYCNRTASASFTASLNSQQDMKQLYPKEEDLVFLWLPENTGAYTSDEPEIHDSLPCVGFVSRSVVYSKGGGQPSTLNLTIQTRGNVSSVSNKPVRCKVIGSLVTTLREFRALCELKLGMMKKAILSRHVAYLTPCQEDQRQRGTPTFYLQESVGDVYNEDQEKAIGYGVAMVKRSQKMPKILLIHGPPGTGKSKTIVGLLYKLLIDDRASTSVSHQGKCSRMRILVCAPSNAAIDNLMKKMIPTFKEKSNCPQGNCGDINLVRLGSEKTISAVLHPFSLDRQTKARTLKAQQASDSDIQRQKEELEQRIENISQQCARTLKKSDEFVQLMAQKSHYLKEREKLGRQLKENRRKRQEVQARLLQEANVICSTLSTSGSVVLESAFRRLGREPFSCVIVDEAGQAKETETLIPFLYRCPSLILVGDPEQLPPTVVSQNAKKLGYDQSLMARLMVSLHPLQSASVFLSMQYRMHPDICEFPSKYIYSKKLKTHCRTAEKRCSLNWPFEPYRVFDVTDGRESRVRESFYNLKEVQLVLLLLSLVREEQVVRVGVITPYNAQKQHILEALKDSRSPSFVGNRQRMNVTITRAKFSLFILGHLCTLREQSDWGALIEDAARRGTIIKTQERDFHEATRKVLKRDLLSRNPSYPHTGGLVPARRPSEPSHSRSPTVSSSTGGWSRRASLPPTHADRPRDPRLSSRPSDARLVEAQPIRELDRSRQSLLHPKQPVREPDRDWRRSCPRQPVRDGQSLLDTRQRAHGEAHHHDEDPHVRTDPAHSSPWLSHRKRRR, from the exons GAGTTCTCCCCGGAGGAGTTCATCGTCCGCTTACGCTTCCCCATCATGGAGGTGCTGAAGTACCCGTACCTGCTGTGCAACAGGGATCTGT GTAATGTGCTCGTCAAGGTGATCTGCAAAATGCAGGAGATGGAGAACCCAGTGCCCGTGACGGGTAAATATCAGGGCATCTACCTTCTGATGGTCCACCCCAACGAGATG GTTCGGCGCTGGGCGATAGCCACAGCCAGGTCGCTGGGCAGAGTGGACAGGGACATGTATTACGAGCTGGAAGAGATCTTCTCCTGCATGTTCTACATCGTCGAGCTGGGAATCTCGCTGGACTTTCCTGAACTAGATGACTACTGCTCCGGCAAAATCCAGATGCTGCCCTCGCATCTCTACGACTCCAAGAACAAAAAGAACTACTGGCTAG GTGTCTGCATGCTGCTGATGCAGCTGGATTCCCAGGCTATGGACTCCTTGTTCATGGGCCCTGAAAAGTGCACCAACATCCTGCAGTGCATCCTGAACACCATGACCGACCGCCAGGAAG AAGAAGATGGAGCCTCTGACCCATTCTGGCCAGCCCTGCAGTGTTTCATGGTCATCTTGGACCGGCTGGGATCCCAGGTTTGGAGTCGGATAGAGCCCACGGATGCTTTTCAGGCCGTCACTCTCGCTCCCAGCTACGTAGATGAAATTCAGAATATCCGCCAGAAAACCACAGG GACAAGAGTAAAGTTGGAGCATAAGGACGATGAAGACATGGTGTCATGCAGTCAGATGGTGTATGACTGTTATTCTGCAGAACAAGGAAATGGG TGGTCAGACTGGCCTTCTGACAGAACTGggagcagcactgctgttattTTTGAAGAGATGAGCTGTCTAGTCAACATCTTGCAGTCAGAGATCGGGCAAGACATGCGTGTGTATGGAAGCACGTTTCTCTGGTTCATTCCCTTCGTCCGCTCCGTCATGGAGCTTCCGGAACTTGGCATCGTCTTCCTCGTTATCCACTACCTGTGCgataaaataaacatggatGTACTGTCTGGACATGCGCACACCTGTGATAAGGTCACAGAGTTTTTTGTCCGCGTTCTTGTTGATGTCATAGAACTGCATCTGAGTAAAGACTGCATGAGCGTGCTTGAGCCCTGCACTCGCGAGTGGGTGATGGTGATAGTTCTATCTGCCATGCTCTCGGGTGAAGCCTGTGTCAATGTGACTTCAGATAGGAAAGGTAGATCACACAGAGTCACCTCCACTTCCTCCCACGCATCGGTAACCGGAGTTGGTGCAATGAGCCAGGCTTGTATGAAGTTGATTCTTGCCCTCTTGAAGAAGGGGAGACGGATGGGCACAGATCCAGACGCCACCCGGTTTCTGAACCTCCTCAACGTTCACCTGCGCGAGGTCCCGTCCAGAGGGTGGAACCTTACGAAATCGGAGTGCGACGATCTGCAGAACTGCTTGGGCAAGCTTGCGAAGGCGATCGGCAGTAGGTCAGCTGCCTCGGCGGTTCCATCTGTTCTGCCAACACCACCAGCAGGTCCACCAGGAAGTTTAATTTCTCTGAATTCCACATCCCCTCATTCTCCACAGCAGCCCCAGTGCAAAGATGCAGAAACGTGTACCCGAGCCGCATTCAGTGTCGTTAAAGAGGAACCACAGTGGGAATGTGCGGAAACACAAGATTTTTGCAGTGGCCTTGAGACTATTGGCGTGAAAAAGGAACCTCGAAGCCCCGTATTGATCTCAGAGATTAAGGCTGAGTTGAAGCCAGATTTTGGGAAAATGGAGGAAATCCGGTCCAAACTCAATGATGGTCAGAACTTGGTGAAGATCCAAGCCATTGCAATGAGGAGGTCTGATTCTGGACGGGGACTAAATGAATGCCACAACTTGGAAGATGCAGGATGTGTATCAGGAAACACTTATCCTGCACCCTCAGGCTCTGCCAAGCAGACTGAGCACTCTAAAAATAATTGGAATGAGGATTCTGATGAGGACGCATCACTCGTCCGAAGGCGTTGTCGGAAAATGTCACTTGGAGGGTTGTCCAGTGATTCCGAACATGATGCATGTGATTCTCGGAACATGTCCACACAGCCCTTTAGAAGTGCAATGGAGGATGCGCACTCTAACATAATCGTCATTTCAGATGACGAGGTTGATGCGAGTGATGAGAAGTTGGTGGGAGAAGGTCCTTGCAGTGaggcaagcaaaacaaaaagtgtCTTGGACAAGAGTCCAGGACGTGATTATGACGATCAGAGTGAATCGCAGGTGTTTGAGTTTGAAACCCAAGAAAATATACCATCTGCCTGGGATAACTTGTCTCTTGATGGTCCGGCCATGACCAAGAAGCACAAACGTCACACGACATCTGAAGCTTGTACCAGTTGTGATGCTGCAGAACCTTTGTCAAGTTGGGCTAGCAAGACTCAACCTGTTACCGATGAAGACATCGAGAAAGCCTGtcagcaggtggaggagcagaTCAGTAAACAGCAGCAGCTATGGGAACCATTTGCCTCAAGCACATTGGCACCAGCCAAGCCAAGTGATTCCCCTGAAATGCAGGATCATTTTATCCAACCCAAACCTAGGGCCCCCAAAACTCCCACTAAGAAGTCTGCCATGGCTGACGCGAAAGGGAAACCGTGTCGGAACAAAAAAGCCGTTCTTATTCAACCACTGAGTAAAAAGCTGAATCGCGGGTCACACTCTGCCTCAGCTCAGGAGTCAGAGAAACCTCCCCCTTCCATGACTCCATCTTCTGAGCCTCCCGTCTCCGTTTACCCTTTGACGAGCTCCTCTGTCACATGCCAGATGTCCTCCCCTGCCATAGTCCCACCAAAGAAGGTTCGCAAACATGTTGAGTCGGAATCTGCAGCGGAGCGTCTGGGGTTAAAGAAGAAGCAGAGGAAGGCGTTTGAACTTTCACAGCGGTCCTTGGACTGTGTGGGTGAGCTTCGGTCCTACGGCCAGAACGTGCATGTGGAGCCGCAGCAGAAATCAAAAAGAATTCGTGGAAAGGGGAAGCCCCAGCCGAAGCTGATGGGGAAAGGCAGGAAGAAGTTGCTTGCATTCCAAGAAGTACAGTGTTGCATGCAGAGCCGAAGGAAGTGCCAGAGGTTGAAGCCAACCTCTGCTGCACCGCAGAAACCAGCAGAGAGTCCTGTAACCGAGACCCTATCCAAGCCAACATGCACACCTGGAAGCACTGGGGCACCAGaaaggggggaggaggaggaggaggaagacgactACAGTTTCCTTCCATGCTCTCAGCCTGATCCTGACCAAAAGACAGACTCTAAGAAGGCAGCCAAACGAGTCAAACTTGCCATGCCAGAGGAATTCGATAAATGGAGAAGTGAACAGATTTCGCATGCGTTGTTGTCAGATTCCCGTTCTCTTGAGAGCAGTAAGGGCACCGATGGAAGTGCTAGCTCAACGACTGAATGTACAGAAAGGGTAAATGAGGGTGGTCTTGACAACGAAGACGAATGGAGGTCCCTTACACAGAACGAAGCCACGGACATGGAGTTATGCTCTCAGGTGGATGAAATGGAGCAGTACGGTTTCTGGACCCAGCGAGACCCTGTCCATATGGATATCGACACAGCTGAACCTGATACAACTTTGGGAGGTGCAGGTGCAGCTCCTAATTGTTTATCTACCTCTGTGTCTGAGAGAGCCACGCCTGCTGTTCCTGCTCAGAGCTCTATAAATGACGGTCTGTTCCTAAAGCCTGGATTGCCCCCTGTAACTCATAAAGCAAAGCCTTCCACAGCCAAAATCTATGCCTCCATTTCGCGCAGTGCCTCTTTGgccaaagaaatggaaaaagcaTCTAAGCATGTGCCCACTGCCTGCGTGGCTAAGGCTAAGGCTGCACATTCCTCACCCCTTGTCCTGCCTCTACCCAATCCTGCGAGGGTTCCACCTGCACCACAACCTCCTCCGAAGCCGTTCATTCCTCCCCAACCCCCCATGGGTTCTCTAAACCAGGCTGCCAAGGCTGTGCCATCCAAACTTGCCCAGCCCCCTGCAAACCAAGCTAACAAGGCTGTACCTCACAGATCCATCCTGCATCCTTCAAACCCCTTCCCCAAGTCCACAGATCCTCTTCCTAATATATCTCAGGCTTCCCAACTACGTTCCTATAATACCCGCCCAAGACCAGCAGCACCGGTCTCTGTGCCAGCAGCAACGATGGACCTGCCGCAGACCTTGGACCAGTCCTATTTGACACAGGCGGTTCTGAAGTGGGAGCACCGCATGTTTGACAACTACAAAACCTTTGGGCCGCCAGATGACTTGCATCCCCTGCCCCTGAAGAAGGTGCCAACTATGTTCTCCAGCTACCCGGATTACTTCAGCGTCTTGTTCCCCCTGCTGCTTCTGAATGCATTTGAGGAG CTGGCTACTGAGTGGCATAGTGGTAGCAAGATTGAACTTGACCTCAAAGTCCAAGGAATTGAATACTGCAATCGTACTGCCAGTGCCAGTTTCACAG CGAGCCTGAACTCTCAGCAGGATATGAAGCAGTTGTACCCTAAAGAAGAAGACCTTGTGTTTCTGTGGCTCCCGGAAAACACTGGAGCATACACCAGTGACGAACCGGAGATTCATGACTCGCTTCCCTGTGTGGGCTTTGTGTCCCGCTCAGTGGTGTACAGCaagggaggag GTCAGCCCTCAACGTTGAACCTGACGATTCAGACACGCGGGAACGTGTCGTCTGTCAGTAACAAGCCCGTGCGCTGCAAGGTGATTGGCTCGTTGGTCACCACGCTGCGGGAGTTCCGCGCGCTGTGTGAGCTGAAGCTGGGCATGATGAAGAAGGCCATCCTCTCGCGGCACGTCGCATACCTCACACCCTGCCAAGAAGACCAGCGTCAGCGGGGCACGCCG ACCTTTTATCTGCAGGAGAGCGTTGGGGATGTGTATAACGAAGACCAGGAGAAGGCGATTGGCTATGGTGTTGCAATGGTGAAAAGGTCCCAGAAGATGCCAAAGATCCTGTTGATACATGGCCCTCCAGGAACTGGCAAGAGCAAGACCATAGTTGGTCTGCTTTATAAACTTCTTAtagat GACCGTGCGAGTACATCGGTAAGTCACCAGGGCAAGTGTAGCCGGATGAGGATTCTGGTGTGTGCACCTTCCAATGCTGCCATCGACAACCTGATGAAGAAAATGATCCCCACCTTCAAAGAGAAGAGTAACTGCCCCCAAG GGAACTGTGGGGACATTAATCTGGTGCGGCTGGGAAGTGAGAAGACCATCTCGGCAGTGCTGCACCCCTTCAGCCTGGACCGCCAGACCAAGGCCCGAACAC TGAAAGCCCAGCAGGCGTCTGATTCTGATATACAGAGGCAGAAGGAGGAGCTAGAACAGCGTATTGAGAATATCTCTCAGCAGTGTGCCAGGACTCTCAAAAAATCAGACGAG TTTGTGCAGCTGATGGCCCAGAAGTCTCATTATCTAAAGGAGCGTGAGAAGCTGGGCAGACAGCTGAAAGAG AACCGCCGTAAGCGTCAGGAGGTGCAGGCGCGCCTGCTGCAGGAAGCTAACGTGATCTGCTCCACCCTGAGCACAAGCGGGAGCGTCGTCCTGGAATCTGCCTTCCGCCGCCTTGGCCGGGAACCCTTCAGCTGCGTCATCGTGGATGAG GCGGGGCAGGCTAAAGAAACTGAGACCTTGATTCCATTCCTGTATCGATGCCCCTCCCTTATCTTGGTGGGTGATCCTGAGCAGCTCCCACCTACTGTCGTCTCCCAG aaCGCGAAGAAACTGGGCTATGACCAGTCCCTGATGGCGCGCTTAATGGTGAGCCTTCATCCCCTGCAGTCTGCCAGCGTCTTCCTCAGCATGCAGTACCGCATGCACCCCGACATCTGCGAGTTTCCCTCCAAGTACATCTACAGCAAGAAACTGAAGACCCACTG CAGGACTGCGGAGAAGAGGTGTTCCCTGAACTGGCCCTTTGAACCCTACCGAGTATTCGACGTGACGGATGGAAGggagagcagagtgagaga GTCCTTCTACAACCTGAAGGAGGTGCAGCTGGTGCTGCTCCTGCTCAGCCTGGTTCGGGAGGAGCAGGTGGTTCGCGTGGGTGTCATCACACCCTACAACGCCCAGAAGCAGCACATCCTGGAGGCACTGAAGGACAGCAGAAGCCCCTC GTTTGTTGGAAATCGACAAAGAATGAATGTGACCATAACCAGAGCCAAATTCAGCCTGTTCATATTGGGACACCTTTGCACATTGAGG GAGCAGAGTGACTGGGGCGCATTGATCGAAGATGCCGCCAGACGAGGAACCATCATCAAAACTCAAGAGCGAGACTTTCACGAGGCCACGAGGAAGGTCCTGAAGCGGGACCTGCTGTCCCGCAATCCCTCTTACCCACATACAGGCGGGCTCGTCCCCGCCCGCCGTCCCTCCGAGCCGTCCCACAGCCGCTCGCCTACAGTTTCCTCGTCGACCGGCGGCTGGTCACGGCGAGCGTCCCTACCCCCAACCCATGCTGACCGTCCCAGAGATCCTCGACTGTCCTCCAGACCTTCAGACGCTCGACTGGTCGaggcccagccaatcagagagctggACAGAAGCAGGCAGAGCCTGCTGCATCCGAAGCAACCGGTCAGAGAGCCGGACAGAGACTGGCGGCGCTCGTGTCCGAGGCAACCGGTCAGAGACGGGCAGAGCCTGCTGGATACGAGACAACGGGCACACGGGGAGGCCCACCATCATGACGAGGATCCCCATGTACGCACAGACCCCGCCCACTCGTCTCCGTGGTTGTCACATCGGAAGCGCAGGAGATGA